A stretch of Lactuca sativa cultivar Salinas chromosome 6, Lsat_Salinas_v11, whole genome shotgun sequence DNA encodes these proteins:
- the LOC111901165 gene encoding bifunctional dTDP-4-dehydrorhamnose 3,5-epimerase/dTDP-4-dehydrorhamnose reductase — MVSQSNGTPATPFKFLIYGRTGWIGGLLGKLCDAQGIEYTYGSGRLESRDTLIADITAVNPTHVFNAAGVTGRPNVDWCESHKVETIRTNVVGTLTLADVCREKGLILINYATGCIFEYDSEHQLGSGVGFKEEDTPNFVGSYYSKTKAMVEELLKNYENVCTLRVRMPISSDLTNPRNFITKISRYEKVVDIPNSMTILDELLPISIEMAKRNLTGIYNFTNPGCVSHNEVLELYKEYIDSSYTWKNFTLEEQAKVIIAQRSNNELDTTKLKKEFPELLSIKESLVKFVFEPNRKTPVVA; from the exons ATGGTTTCCCAATCCAACGGCACGCCGGCGACGCCATTTAAGTTCTTGATCTACGGCCGTACCGGTTGGATTGGTGGTCTATTGGGCAAACTCTGCGACGCTCAAGGCATCGAGTACACCTACGGCTCCGGCCGTCTTGAGTCTCGCGACACCCTTATCGCTGACATCACCGCCGTCAATCCTACCCATGTATTCAACGCTGCCGGAGTTACCGGCCGCCCAAACGTTGACTGGTGTGAGTCACACAAGGTGGAGACCATACGTACTAACGTCGTCGGAACCCTAACTCTCGCCGACGTTTGCCGTGAAAAGGGGTTGATTTTGATCAACTATGCTACTGGATGTATATTTGAGTATGATTCGGAGCATCAACTCGGGTCGGGTGTCGGGTTTAAGGAAGAGGATACTCCAAATTTCGTCGGATCTTACTACTCCAAGACTAAAGCAATG GTAGAGGAATTGCTCAAAAACTATGAAAATGTATGCACATTGCGTGTAAGAATGCCAATTTCATCCGATCTTACAAACCCCCGAAACTTCATCACAAAAATTAGTCGATATGAAAAAGTTGTAGACATTCCAAACTCCATGACCATTCTTGATGAACTCCTCCCAATCTCCATTGAAATGGCAAAAAGAAACCTAACTGGTATCTACAACTTCACTAACCCTGGTTGTGTTAGCCACAATGAGGTCTTGGAGTTGTATAAAGAGTACATTGATTCAAGCTACACATGGAAGaactttactcttgaagagcaagcAAAGGTTATAATTGCACAAAGAAGCAACAATGAACTTGACACCACTAAGTTGAAAAAAGAATTCCCCGAGCTTTTATCGATCAAAGAATCGCTTGTGAAGTTTGTGTTTGAGCCTAACCGAAAGACACCCGTTGTGGCATAA
- the LOC128126902 gene encoding DNA-directed RNA polymerase subunit beta''-like, protein MEVLMAERPTQVFHNKVIDGTAMKRLISRFIDHYGIGYTSHILDQVKTLGFRQATAASISLGIDDLLTIPSKRWLVQDAEQQSFILEKHHHYGNVHAVEKLRQSIEIWYATSEYLRQEMNPNFRMTDPFNPVHIMSFSGARGNASQVHQLVGMRGLMSDPQGQMIDLPIQSNLREGLSLTEYIISCYGARKGVVDTAIRTSDAGYLTRRLVEVVQHIVVRRTDCGTVRGISVSPRNGMMTDRIFIQTLIGRVLADDIYIGSRCIATRNQDIGVGLVSRFITFRAQPISIRTPFTCRSTSWICQLCYGRSPAHDDLVELGEAVGIIAGQSIGEPGTQLTLRTFHTGGVFTGGTAEHVRAPSNGKIKFNEDLVHPTRTRHGHPAHLFQ, encoded by the coding sequence ATGGAGGTACTGATGGCAGAACGGCCCACTCAGGTCTTTCACAATAAAGTGATAGACGGAACTGCCATGAAACGGCTTATTAGTCGATTTATTGATCACTATGGAATAGGATATACATCACATATCCTGGATCAAGTAAAGACTCTGGGTTTCCGACAAGCTACCGCCGCATCCATTTCATTAGGAATTGATGATCTTTTAACAATACCTTCTAAAAGATGGCTAGTTCAAGACGCTGAACAACAAagttttattttggaaaaacacCATCATTATGGGAATGTACACGCGGTAGAAAAATTACGTCAATCGATCGAAATATGGTATGCCACAAGTGAATATTTGCGACAAGAAATGAATCCTAATTTTCGGATGACCGATCCTTTTAATCCAGTCCATATAATGTCTTTTTCGGGAGCCAGAGGAAATGCATCTCAGGTACATCAATTAGTAGGTATGAGAGGATTAATGTCGGATCCTCAAGGGCAAATGATTGATTTACCCATTCAAAGCAATTTACGCGAAGGACTGTCTTTAACAGAATACATTATTTCTTGTTACGGAGCCCGTAAAGGGGTTGTGGATACCGCTATCCGAACATCAGATGCAGGATATCTCACGCGCAGACTTGTTGAAGTAGTTCAACACATTGTTGTACGTCGAACAGATTGTGGCACCGTTCGAGGTATTTCTGTAAGTCCTCGAAATGGAATGATGACGGACAGGATTTTTATCCAAACATTAATTGGCCGTGTATTAGCAgatgatatatatataggttcgCGATGTATTGCTACTAGAAATCAAGATATTGGGGTTGGACTTGTCAGTAGATTCATAACTTTTAGAGCACAACCAATCTCTATTCGAACCCCCTTTACTTGTAGGAGTACATCTTGGATTTGTCAATTATGTTATGGCCGGAGTCCAGCTCATGACGACCTGGTCGAATTGGGAGAAGCCGTAGGTATTATTGCAGGTCAATCTATTGGAGAACCGGGCACTCAATTAACATTAAGAACTTTTCATACCGGCGGAGTATTTACAGGGGGTACTGCAGAACATGTGCGAGCCCCTTCTAATGGAAAAATAAAATTCAACGAGGATTTGGTTCATCCGACACGTACACGTCATGGACATCCTGCTCATTTATTTCAATAG
- the LOC122194862 gene encoding DNA-directed RNA polymerase subunit beta'-like, which produces KETFTSDFEGGRSYPNFYFARPIDKKPTFLRLRGLLEYEIQPWKYRIPIFFTTRSFDTFRNREMSTGGGSIRQQLANLDLRIIIDYSLVEWKELEEEEPTGNEWEDRKVGRRKDFLLRRMELAKHFIRTNIEPKWMVLRLLPVLPPELRPIYHIDEDKLVTSDINEIYRRIIYRNNTLTDLLTTSIATPEELIISQEKLLQEAVDALLDNGICGQPMRDDHNRVYKSLSDVIEGKEGRVRETLLGKRVDYSGRSVIVVGPSLSLHRCGLPREIAIELFQAFVIRDLIRKHLASNIGVAKSQIRKKKPIVWEILQEILDDHPVLLNRAPTLHRLGIQAFLPVLVEGRAICLHPLVCKGFNADFDGDQMAVHVPLSLEAQAEARLLMFSHMNLLSPTIGDPISAPTQDMLSGLYVLTSGNRRGICVNRYNPCNRRNYQNEDNNYKYTKKKEPFFCNPYDAIGAYRQKRINLGSPLWLRWRLDQRVIAAREVPIEIHYESVGTYYEIYGHYLIVRSIKKEILYIYIRTTLGHISLYREIEEAIQGFWQGCCNSMLPTGIRVSPG; this is translated from the coding sequence AAGGAAACTTTCACGTCCGATTTTGAGGGGGGGAGATCCTATCCCAATTTTTATTTTGCTAGGCCCATAGATAAAAAACCTACTTTTTTACGATTACGGGGTTTATTAGAATATGAAATTCAACCCTGGAAATACAGGATCCCCATTTTTTTTACTACCCGGAGCTTCGATACATTTCGAAATCGAGAGATGTCTACCGGGGGAGGTTCTATCAGACAACAATTAGCCAATCTAGATTTACGAATTATTATAGACTATTCATTGGTAGAATGGAAAGAATTGGAGGAAGAGGAACCCACAGGGAACGAATGGGAAGATCGAAAAGTTGGAAGAAGAAAAGATTTTTTGCTTAGACGCATGGAATTGGCTAAGCATTTTATTCGAACAAATATAGAACCAAAATGGATGGTTTTGCGTCTATTACCAGTTCTTCCTCCTGAGTTGAGACCAATCTATCATATAGATGAGGATAAACTAGTGACCTCGGATATTAATGAAATCTATAGAAGAATTATCTATCGGAATAATACTCTTACAGATCTATTAACAACAAGTATAGCTACGCCAGAAGAATTAATAATATCTCAGGAAAAATTGCTACAAGAAGCCGTGGATGCACTTCTTGATAATGGAATCTGCGGACAACCAATGAGGGATGATCATAATAGAGTTTACAAGTCGCTTTCAGATGTAATTGAAGGCAAAGAAGGAAGAGTTCGCGAGACTCTGCTTGGTAAACGGGTCGATTATTCAGGGCGGTCCGTGATTGTCGTGGGCCCTTCACTTTCATTACATCGATGTGGATTGCCTCGCGAAATAGCAATAGAACTTTTCCAGGCATTTGTAATTCGTGACCTAATTAGAAAACATCTTGCTTCGAACATAGGAGTTGCTAAGAGTCAAATTCGGAAAAAAAAACCGATTGTATGGGAAATACTTCAGGAAATTCTGGATGACCATCCTGTATTGCTGAATAGAGCGCCTACTCTGCATAGATTAGGCATACAGGCATTCCTCCCCGTTTTAGTGGAAGGGCGCGCTATTTGTTTACATCCATTAGTTTGTAAGGGCTTCAATGCAGACTTTGACGGGGATCAAATGGCTGTTCATGTGCCTTTATCTTTGGAGGCTCAAGCAGAGGCGCGTTTACTTATGTTTTCTCATATGAATCTTTTGTCTCCAACTATTGGGGATCCGATTTCGGCACCAACTCAAGATATGCTTAGTGGACTCTATGTCTTAACGAGTGGAAATCGTCGGGGTATTTGTGTAAATAGGTATAATCCATGTAATCGTAGAAACTATCAAAATGAagataataactataagtatacaaaaaaaaaagaaccctTTTTTTGTAATCCCTATGATGCAATTGGAGCTTATCGGCAAAAACGAATCAATTTAGGTAGTCCTTTGTGGCTGCGGTGGCGACTAGATCAACGCGTTATTGCTGCAAGAGAAGTTCCCATCGAAATTCACTATGAATCTGTGGGGACCTATTATGAGATTTATGGACACTATCTAATAGTACGAAGTATAAAAAAAgaaattctttatatatatattcgaACCACTCTTGGTCATATTTCCCTTTATCGAGAAATAGAAGAAGCCATACAGGGGTTTTGGCAGGGCTGTTGTAATTCTATGCTACCAACGGGAATTCGAGTCTCTCCGGGTTAA